One genomic segment of Brassica napus cultivar Da-Ae chromosome A3, Da-Ae, whole genome shotgun sequence includes these proteins:
- the LOC106361799 gene encoding ER lumen protein-retaining receptor B yields MNIFRLAGDMTHLASVLVLLLKIHTIKSCAGVSLKTQELYAIVFATRYLDILTSFVSVYNTFMKLVFLGSSFSIVWYMRYHKAVQRTYDREQDTFRHWFLVLPCLLLALLIHEKFTFLEVLWTFSLYLEAVAILPQLVLLQRTRNIDNLTGQYIFLLGGYRGLYILNWIYRYFTEPHFVHWITWIAGLVQTLLYADFFYYYFLSWKNNKKLQLPA; encoded by the exons ATGAACATTTTCAGATTAGCAGGTGATATGACTCACCTCGCCAGTGTCCTCGTCTTGCTCCTCAAGATCCACACCATCAAATCCTGCGCTG gTGTGTCATTGAAGACTCAAGAACTCTACGCAATCGTCTTCGCTACGCGTTATTTAGATATTCTCACGAGCTTTGTCTCTGTGTACAACACCTTCATGAAGTTGGTCTTCTTAGGAAGCTCCTTCTCGATTGTTTGGTACATGAGGTATCATAAGGCTGTCCAGAGGACTTACGACAGGGAGCAAGATACCTTTCGCCATTGGTTCCTCGTGCTTCCTTGCCTTCTCTTAGCTCTTCTCATTCACGAAAAGTTTACCTTTCTTGAG GTACTGTGGACGTTTTCGTTGTACTTGGAGGCTGTTGCTATATTACCTCAGCTTGTCTTGCTTCAAAGGACTAGAAACATTGATAACTTGACTGGGCAGTACATATTTCTCCTTGG GGGGTACAGGGGATTGTACATCCTAAACTGGATCTACCGTTACTTCACTGAGCCACACTTTGTTCACTGGATAA CATGGATCGCGGGGCTTGTTCAGACATTGCTCTATGCCGACTTCTTCTATTACTATTTCCTAAG CTGGAAGAACAACAAAAAGCTCCAGTTGCCAGCTTGA